One segment of Candidatus Eisenbacteria bacterium DNA contains the following:
- a CDS encoding inositol-3-phosphate synthase, translated as MSKVRVAIVGVGNCASSFIQGVHYYRNAKENELIPGIMHANLGGYHIRDIEFSAAIDIDKNKVGKDLSEAIFTWPNNTYKFQEVPKVGVTVRRGMTHDGLGKYLSKIIQKAPGSTADIVALLKDTKTDVVINYLPVGSEEATKWYVEQVLEAGCGFVNAIPVFIARERYWQKRFEKRGLPVIGDDIKSQVGATIVHRVLTRLFRDRGVKLDRTLQLNVGGNTDFLNMLERSRLESKKISKTGAVTSMLDYDIGAKNVHIGPSDYVEWLDDRKWAYIRLEGTTFGDVPLNLELKLEVWDSPNSAGVMIDSVRCCKLAMDAGLSGALIGPSAYFKKSPPIQYTDEEARNMVEEFIRKYGKRRASKGKGRTTRKTSR; from the coding sequence TGTCCAAAGTCAGAGTGGCCATCGTAGGTGTTGGGAATTGCGCTTCTTCCTTCATTCAGGGTGTTCACTACTATCGGAACGCCAAGGAGAACGAACTGATTCCTGGAATCATGCACGCCAATCTTGGTGGCTACCACATAAGGGACATTGAATTCAGCGCCGCCATAGACATTGACAAGAACAAGGTGGGGAAAGACCTGAGCGAGGCCATCTTCACCTGGCCCAACAATACTTACAAGTTCCAGGAAGTGCCGAAGGTAGGCGTGACTGTCCGGCGCGGCATGACGCACGACGGATTGGGCAAGTACCTTTCGAAGATAATTCAGAAAGCGCCTGGCTCGACCGCGGACATCGTGGCTCTTCTGAAGGACACGAAGACCGACGTGGTCATCAACTATCTGCCCGTGGGCAGTGAAGAGGCCACAAAATGGTACGTGGAGCAGGTTCTCGAGGCCGGCTGCGGTTTCGTCAACGCGATACCCGTCTTCATCGCGAGGGAACGCTACTGGCAGAAGCGGTTCGAGAAGAGAGGGCTCCCCGTGATAGGCGACGACATAAAGTCGCAGGTCGGAGCAACAATAGTGCACAGGGTCCTCACCCGACTTTTTAGAGACAGAGGGGTCAAGCTTGACAGGACCCTGCAACTGAACGTCGGGGGCAACACGGATTTCCTCAACATGCTCGAACGTTCGAGGCTCGAGTCTAAGAAAATCTCAAAGACCGGTGCAGTGACCTCGATGCTGGACTACGACATTGGTGCCAAGAACGTCCACATTGGTCCCAGCGACTACGTCGAATGGCTCGACGACAGAAAGTGGGCTTACATCAGGCTCGAGGGCACAACGTTCGGGGACGTTCCTCTCAATCTGGAACTCAAGCTGGAGGTTTGGGACTCTCCAAACTCGGCCGGCGTCATGATAGACTCCGTGCGCTGCTGCAAGCTTGCCATGGACGCGGGGCTGTCGGGTGCCCTCATCGGCCCGTCGGCCTACTTCAAGAAATCCCCTCCTATCCAGTACACGGACGAAGAGGCCCGAAATATGGTCGAGGAGTTTATTCGGAAGTACGGTAAGAGGAGAGCTTCCAAGGGCAAAGGCAGGACCACTCGCAAGACTTCCCGCTAA